TGGTTGACAGGCGTTCAAAAGGGTTAAAGATAATTTTCATGGTTCGGATTTTGTTTTAAAATTTTGATTCTTTCTATAATATCATCGAGTTTGTTGCGGACAGTGGGGTAGCTGTTTCCCATTTGCGATGCCATTTCTTTGAGGCTGCCACTGGTCATGAAAAACTGCAGGATGAAATTCAGGTCTTCTTCATTAAGCTGGAGCAATAAAGGAAGGGCATAATTGCCGGAAACGGTCGTGCCGCAATGCCCGCAGGACAATTGTGTAACCGACAGGCCGGTTTCACAACTTGGACAGGTTACGGGAAGTTTAGGTTGTGCCATTTTGTTTAAAATTGATTAGTCAAAATTAAATAAAATTTATTTAAAAATTAATATTATTTAATTAAAAGTGATTTTAGTGTAATTTAGTTTTCAATTTATAGAAAAAAAAGTTATTCTGAAATATAAAAAAAGCTCCTTAAAAGGAGCTGTATTTTAGTCAAATTTATTCCGGATGTAGTATTTACCATCTAAATCTTCATCAAAATCATCAATTTTTGGAGGTTTGGGCTTTGGTTTGCCGGCAAGGGCCTTCTTTTTCCAGAGCTCGAATTTATCAGCGGTAAGCCTTTTTTTCATGATTTCGAGTATGTCCTTTTCGGCCAGCCCGAATTCTTTTTTGATAATTTCGAAAGGATTTCGCTCTTCTAAAGCCAGGGTATGGAATCTTTCCAATTGTTCCCTGTCCAATTCAGGTAATTTGCTCTTCTTCATTATTTGAAAACTAATCCAGATAAATGGTCATTATTTTTTAAATACTTGATTTCTATACCAATATTAATAAAAAATACTTTCACTTTTTTAATCGGATAAAAATTTTTCAGGACTGGTTCTTCCTGGCATCTCTGGACTTTTGAAATGGAATGCGAAGCAGGTTGCTGAGGCTGTTGTTTTCGGCCGTTTCCATATGCGTATCTACGCCATAAACGACGTGGCCTCTTTGCAGATAGCGGAATGTCCCGAAAATCCTGTCCCATACCGAAAAAATATTCCCATAATTCGAATCCGTATAAGGCAACATATAGTGATGGTGTACCTTATGCATGTCCGGTGTGACTAAAAACCAGCTCAGTGCCTTGTCGAGTGCCGGAGGAAGCGCAATATTAGCATGGTTAAATTGTGAAAATACCACCGAAAGCGACTGGTACATAAAAACCATCCACATCGGCGCTCCCACGATAAATGTTGCCATGACGGTAAACAGGAAACGCCACACGCTTTCTCCGGGATGATGGCGGTTTGCCGAGGTGGTGTCAATCCAGGTATCGGTATGGTGGATTAAATGAAACCGCCATAAGAGTTTGATTTTATGTTCGCTTAAATGTGCGAGATACGCTCCGATGAAATCCAGAAGCAGCAACCCCAAAAGCGATGAAACCCAAATATTTGTTTCAGGCATAAGGCTTAATATCCCGAAGTGATTTGTGGTGACCCATGCTGCAGTCATCAACAATACAAACGCCAAAGCAAAATTTACGACAATGGTGGTCAACGTAAAAAAGATGTTGATCCCTGCATGCTGCCATTTGCTGTAATCAAAACGAAGCATTGGTTTGAGACTTTCCAGCAGCCAGAAAAAAGCGATGCCACCGGCAAGGATCAGTCCGCGGTGCGAGGAAGGGATGTGCGAAAAGTAGTCGATAATGGAGTCCATAAGGAAATGCTTTTCCCAAATGTAACTTTTTTTCCAATCGAAAGGAAACTTATTTTATGGCCCTGAAAGTCAGGTTGATCCTTGTGCCAATGGGTTTTGTGGTTTTTGGGATCTGGTGTTTCCAGAAGTGTTGCGTTGTGCCTTTCATCAATAGCAGGCTGCCGCTTTCAAGAAGGATTTTTAATTTCTGTTCTGGTTCTGTGTTGTGCTTTAAATGAAAAAAACGTTCTGTCCCGAAGCTAACAGAAGCGATGACAGGATTGCGCCCGAGTTCTTTCTCATCATCGGCATGCCAGCCATTGCTGTCTTTGCCGTCGCGGTATTGATTCAGTAAAACGGTCGTAAACGGGAAGCCACAGATTTGCTCCACTTCTTCCTTAATATAAGTTAGCAAAGCATTCCACGGATGCGGCTTCATTACGATTCCTGAATAAGAATATGGCTTTCCCTGGTTTCCGTACAACGCCGTCAGCCGCGGCTGTGCGTGGGTTTTCCCGAAAAGTGTAATGTCATCCTGTTGCCACAAAATTCCATCAAGCAAATGCCGGAACATATCGTCCGATTTATCAGTCGAAAAGATATGCGGATAGTAAACGATTTCCGCATCGGGAAGATCGAAAGTTATCGAGTCATTCAGGTTTTCAAAAAGGGAGGCCATTGGTATAAATATAAGCCCAGATTATAAGTACGACCTGAAGCGGAAGACGCAGCAACAACAGCCACCTGGGCATATTAAGCGACGCTTTTTTGTCAGTGTACATATAAATATTGGCGGGAAAAATAATGATTAGCAATGCAATAAGTGCCCAGGCCGTAGGGGCAGAAATGGCCGGGATGCAAAGACCAATGGCAATGATGATTTCGGCAGCGCCACTGGTATAGTTGATGGTTTTATGCCAGGGCAGGTACGACGGGATGATTTTCAGATATAGGCCTGGTTTCCGGAAATGGTTCCCTCCCGCAAGCAGGTACAATAAAGCCATGATATAAAGGTGCCACGGTAAATCCATTGGATTGTTTTCCTAAAAATACGAAATTATTGGTCGTTTTCCCCAAATTTAATATTCATCACTACAATCGCAGCGATAATCATCAGGATGCCGAGCCATTGTACCAAAATGACCTGTTCATGCAAAAGGAAATAGGCCATGGTTACTGATACCGGCAACTCGAGCGAGGAAACGATGCTTCCCAATCCGATGCCCGTCAACGGAAAACCGGCGTTCATCAGCATCGGCGGGATGACGGTCCCGAACAATGCCACTAAAATTCCCCATTTGTAAAAGATGTCGAAATTGAATTGTGTATTTTGTGTAGCCAAAGCAAAAATGAATACCAGAACGGCACCGCCCAAAAGCATGTATAAACTCCGTTGCGCCGATGAAATGCCAACAGCCACGCGGTTCGCGGTAAACATTGTCGTGGTGAATGACGCTGCGGCCAGCAGGCCCAAAACAATGCCTCGCCAATCCGGCAAAATGTCGGTTTGAATCAGGTTTGTGGCTAAAACAGTACCGATAAGTACGATAAATACAGCCAGCACCTTGACTTTTGAGGGCAGTTTTTTTTCTAAGAACATTTCCAAAAGCACGCCCATCCAAACGGTCTGCATCAGCAGTACAATCCCGATCGATACCGGAATGTATTTCACTGCGAGGTAATAAAAAATACTGGTCAAACCGGTGGATGTTCCGGTAATCATCAGGTCGCGGATATTTTTGGCGGAAGCCTTTTTCACCTCTGTGCCGTTTTTCTTTTTCTGGAAAGCGTTGATGAGCAGGATGGCGGCGATCCCGATTACGAATTGGGATGTAATGACTTCAGCCGGAGTAAAATACCCGCCGGACATGCCTTTATCTGCATAAGCCATTTTTACGAAAGTGGCCAGCATGCCGTAACTTGTTGCTCCGAGCCCCACGAAAAAAACGCCTTTCATTATCCTGTTGTTTGTCATCTCTTGTTTTTTTAAAAGCCGACAAAGATACTTCATAATTAATAATTGCTCTGCCTCTTCGCAAAATAATTGCCCGGGTGGCAATTAATAAACGGGGATGTAAAATATTTCTGCAAAAGCAATGTTATCCACTTTACCAAACCAATGACATGAAACATTTACTGCTGTTAGTATTGCTGGCATTTGTGTGCTGTAATAATGCTGAGACACCAGTTGCGACTAAGGATTATACTGCATTAGAATCTGAAGCACTGAGGTATTGTAAAGCCAAAAATTTTAATGAGGATTATTTTTTCCTGGTTGATTTAAGCATCCATTCCGGTAAGAATCGCTTCTTTATTTATGATTTTAAGCAGAAAAAATTCACCGCCAAAAAACTTGTAACGCATGGTAGCTGTGATGTCAACAGTAACAATCCTGATAAATGGGAGAAGGCATTATTCAGTAACAAAAACGACAGCTACTGCAGCGCCATAGGCAAATACAAAATCGGCAAACGCGACTACAGCAGCTGGGGGATTAAGGTGAAATACTGGCTGCATGGTTTGGAGGAATCAAACAATAATGCGGAAGGTCGTGTTATCGTATTGCATTCCTGGGATGCGGTTTCAGATCAGGAGGTGTATCCAAAATTTAGTCCGCTGAGCTGGGGATGCCCCGCCGTTTCAAATGAATTTATGGAAATTCTTGATGCAAAACTGAAGCAATCGAAGAAGCCTGTTTTGCTGTGGATTGTAGAATGACCAGCCAGAATGTCCAATTGAAAAATTAAAATAGCTAAACAATGTAACTTTTTAAACGTAAAATGTAAGTCTGCCGACTTGCTGTGCTCTTACTTTACATTATAAAAATTTAAGTTATGAAACTGACGATAAGAAATTTGAGAAACATCATTGCAACAGCAGCTTTTTTTATGGCAATACCGATGGCTGCGCAGCAAAATGGACAGGTCGACCAGGATCAACTGCAGCAACAGCCACCGAGGGAAACGCAGCGTGAAACCGAACGTGCGGCCCAGACTGATGCCAAGAGGAGAAGCGATGCAGAACTCCAGGCTGAAAAACGGGCGAAGGACAAAGGGCGTACGCAAAAGCAGACTACTGCAGAGCGCGCGGTTTCAGATTCGGTGAAAAAACCTAAAGAAATCAAGCCTCAGGTACAATATGAATCGAAACCGAATTAGGTAAAACGTTTAAATGAAAAAGCCATCAGCAATGATGGCTTTTTTATGGAGTTTTATGCTAAAGACAACCCACCATAATTTTTGAAAACCTGTTCAAGGGTTTGTTTCAGTTTTCGGAAGTCACTGAGTTTCGTGATGTAGTCAGTAGCGCCAAGATCTTTCGTAGCGGCCTTATCCTGCGGATGCGACGATGTGCTGTACACTATAATCTTGCTTTTGTTGCTTTCCGGTTGCTTTTTATATTCTTTGAGGAACTCGTATCCATTGACCAGAGGCATGTTCAGGTCCAGGAAAATATAATCTGGCGGCGGCGGGTTTTTATCAATATATTCCAAGGCATCGCGCCCGTTATCAGCAAGGTCACACACAAACGAAGGGTAAAGCTCGTTTATGGCTTCCAATAAAAATGACTGGTCATCCTTGTCATCATCAACCACCAAAATTCTTTGTTTTGTCATCAGGCAAAGATAAATATTAATTATATCGTAAGACAAACCTCAAACGTAATGGAAAGCAATTAAAATCCTTAAATGCCACTATGTATGGTATAAACGGATTACAAAGGTGGGAATATTATAAATATTTAATAAAATGTTGTAAGAAAAAAATAGCGTCTTGTAATCCGCAGAAATCAGTTTGCAATATATTTTGAAACAGCTATAAATCCACAGAAAGTAGCCAAAACACCAATAAAAATGCTTGTTGCGACGTATGACAATGCTGAAAAGGCCTGCCCGTTTCGCAACAAATCAAATGTTTCATAAGAAAATGCGGAAAAGGTCGTAAAACCGCCCAAAATTCCCGTCGCCAGGAAAAGCCGCCAATCGGTAGTCATCCCGCCTTTATCGGCAAAGCCATAAACAATCCCAATCAGCAGGCAGCCGGTAATGTTTACCGAAAGTGTGCCGTAAGGAAATGCTCCCGCAGCTTTAGCCTGTATCATCCCGGACAGCAGGTATCTTAAAATTCCTCCGATGAAACTGCCGAAGCCTATAGCAAAAATGATCTTCATAAATGTTGCTTTTTGTCCTTCAATGTAAATTTAAGCCAGGCAAAACCGATTATGGCCGAAAACAATGAGGCTGTAAGTATGGCTATTTTAGCGGATGCAATGAGCGACTCATTTTCAAACGCAAGTAAGGTAATAAAAATCGACATTGTAAAACCAATTCCGCCTAAAAAACCTATGCCCAAAAGCTGTTTCCATTTTAATTTTGATGGCAGCGAACAGATTCGCGTTTTTACTCCGATGAAAGAAAACAGCCAGATTCCGGCCGGTTTCCCGATGCACAATCCAAAAATGATGCCAAGGCCTGTCATCGATACCAAGCCATCTTTCCAGCCTGCATCAAGTATGATTCCGGTGTTGGCCAGTGCAAAAAGCGGCAGGATAAAGAACGTTACCGGGCTTTTAAGTTGGTGCTCCAGTGTATGCAAAGCCTTTTTTGGTATGGCGAAAGCGGTAAGTACGCCTGCAATTGTGGCATGTATGCCGGAATGCCAGATAAAATACCAGATAGCCATTCCGCCGATGAGGTAAATCAAAATGCTCCGGACCCTGAAAGCATTCAATACCAATAAGAACAGGAAAACAGCTATTGCAATGGCAAGATGTGGCAGTGAAAGTGTTTTCGTGTAAAACATGGCAATCACAACAATAGCACCCAAATCATCGATTACAGCCAATGCCATCAGGAATATTTTCAGTACAGGCGATATCCTTTTGCCTAACAGTGATAAGATCCCGACAGCAAATGCAATGTCCGTGGCCATTGGGATTCC
This genomic stretch from Flavobacterium pallidum harbors:
- a CDS encoding DUF2089 family protein encodes the protein MAQPKLPVTCPSCETGLSVTQLSCGHCGTTVSGNYALPLLLQLNEEDLNFILQFFMTSGSLKEMASQMGNSYPTVRNKLDDIIERIKILKQNPNHENYL
- a CDS encoding DUF2805 domain-containing protein, with translation MKKSKLPELDREQLERFHTLALEERNPFEIIKKEFGLAEKDILEIMKKRLTADKFELWKKKALAGKPKPKPPKIDDFDEDLDGKYYIRNKFD
- a CDS encoding sterol desaturase family protein, which codes for MDSIIDYFSHIPSSHRGLILAGGIAFFWLLESLKPMLRFDYSKWQHAGINIFFTLTTIVVNFALAFVLLMTAAWVTTNHFGILSLMPETNIWVSSLLGLLLLDFIGAYLAHLSEHKIKLLWRFHLIHHTDTWIDTTSANRHHPGESVWRFLFTVMATFIVGAPMWMVFMYQSLSVVFSQFNHANIALPPALDKALSWFLVTPDMHKVHHHYMLPYTDSNYGNIFSVWDRIFGTFRYLQRGHVVYGVDTHMETAENNSLSNLLRIPFQKSRDARKNQS
- a CDS encoding alpha-ketoglutarate-dependent dioxygenase AlkB family protein, whose product is MASLFENLNDSITFDLPDAEIVYYPHIFSTDKSDDMFRHLLDGILWQQDDITLFGKTHAQPRLTALYGNQGKPYSYSGIVMKPHPWNALLTYIKEEVEQICGFPFTTVLLNQYRDGKDSNGWHADDEKELGRNPVIASVSFGTERFFHLKHNTEPEQKLKILLESGSLLLMKGTTQHFWKHQIPKTTKPIGTRINLTFRAIK
- a CDS encoding DoxX family protein produces the protein MDLPWHLYIMALLYLLAGGNHFRKPGLYLKIIPSYLPWHKTINYTSGAAEIIIAIGLCIPAISAPTAWALIALLIIIFPANIYMYTDKKASLNMPRWLLLLRLPLQVVLIIWAYIYTNGLPF
- a CDS encoding EamA family transporter encodes the protein MTNNRIMKGVFFVGLGATSYGMLATFVKMAYADKGMSGGYFTPAEVITSQFVIGIAAILLINAFQKKKNGTEVKKASAKNIRDLMITGTSTGLTSIFYYLAVKYIPVSIGIVLLMQTVWMGVLLEMFLEKKLPSKVKVLAVFIVLIGTVLATNLIQTDILPDWRGIVLGLLAAASFTTTMFTANRVAVGISSAQRSLYMLLGGAVLVFIFALATQNTQFNFDIFYKWGILVALFGTVIPPMLMNAGFPLTGIGLGSIVSSLELPVSVTMAYFLLHEQVILVQWLGILMIIAAIVVMNIKFGENDQ
- a CDS encoding murein L,D-transpeptidase catalytic domain-containing protein, which codes for MKHLLLLVLLAFVCCNNAETPVATKDYTALESEALRYCKAKNFNEDYFFLVDLSIHSGKNRFFIYDFKQKKFTAKKLVTHGSCDVNSNNPDKWEKALFSNKNDSYCSAIGKYKIGKRDYSSWGIKVKYWLHGLEESNNNAEGRVIVLHSWDAVSDQEVYPKFSPLSWGCPAVSNEFMEILDAKLKQSKKPVLLWIVE
- a CDS encoding response regulator — protein: MTKQRILVVDDDKDDQSFLLEAINELYPSFVCDLADNGRDALEYIDKNPPPPDYIFLDLNMPLVNGYEFLKEYKKQPESNKSKIIVYSTSSHPQDKAATKDLGATDYITKLSDFRKLKQTLEQVFKNYGGLSLA
- the crcB gene encoding fluoride efflux transporter CrcB, which produces MKIIFAIGFGSFIGGILRYLLSGMIQAKAAGAFPYGTLSVNITGCLLIGIVYGFADKGGMTTDWRLFLATGILGGFTTFSAFSYETFDLLRNGQAFSALSYVATSIFIGVLATFCGFIAVSKYIAN
- the nhaA gene encoding Na+/H+ antiporter NhaA, translating into MSILKNIIRSEKTTGILLVTATACSLLLANTALETHYTAFWKHEVYGHSLTAWINDALMAIFFLYIGLELKSEILEGELSSVKKAALPIVAALGGMMLPAAIFLLLNFNTESRSGAGIPMATDIAFAVGILSLLGKRISPVLKIFLMALAVIDDLGAIVVIAMFYTKTLSLPHLAIAIAVFLFLLVLNAFRVRSILIYLIGGMAIWYFIWHSGIHATIAGVLTAFAIPKKALHTLEHQLKSPVTFFILPLFALANTGIILDAGWKDGLVSMTGLGIIFGLCIGKPAGIWLFSFIGVKTRICSLPSKLKWKQLLGIGFLGGIGFTMSIFITLLAFENESLIASAKIAILTASLFSAIIGFAWLKFTLKDKKQHL